Genomic DNA from Parvivirga hydrogeniphila:
ACTTGCCGGCCGGTGTTCACATCGAGATCAAGCTGTAGCAAGGCGTGTCTCCGCGCGTGCGGGGACGCGTGTGGCCGGTCCGCTGGGAAGGCACTGAGCGCCGCAGGGTCCCATGACCGAAGAGACGAGAAGGTGAGTCGAAGATGGCACGAGCGATACTAGGCAGGAAGCTGGGGATGACCCAGGTCTGGGGCGAGGGCGACCGCTTGATCCCGGTCACCGTCATCGAGGCCGGTCCGTGCGTGGTCACCCAGGTGCGCACGAAGGACCGTGACGGGTACGCCGCGATCCAGATCGGCTTCGGCGACGTGAAGGAATCGCGCGTCAACAAGCCGATGGCCGGTCACTTCAAGAAGGCCGGCGTCGCTCCGAAGCGGCACCTGGCCGAGGTTCGGCTGGACGAGGCCGAGGCCGCGCAGACCAAGGTGGGCGACACGATCACGGTCGAGGCCTTCGAGCCCGGTTCGCGCGTGCACATCACGGGTACCAGCAAGGGCAAGGGCTTCCAGGGGGTCATGAAGCGCCACAACTTCCGCGGCGGCCCAGGCGGCCACGGCTCGCACTTCCATCGCGAGCCGGGTTCGATCGGCCAGTGCGCGAGCCCCTCTCGCGTCCTGAAGGGCCTGGGGCTTCCGGGCCACATGGGCTCTGAGACCGTGACCGTCCGGAACCTCGAAGTGGTCAAGGTCGACACCGAGCAGAACCTGCTGCTCGTGAAGGGCGCTGTGCCCGGTGGCAAGAACGGCCTGCTGATGATCCGGCTCGCCTAGCGCGACGCGCTGGCTTGTGCGAGGAGTTGATGATGGCAACGATCGAAGTCAAAGACGCGAACGGCAAGAAGGTCGGGACGGCAGACGTCTCCGACGCCGTGTTCGCTATCGAGCCGAACACGTTCGCGATGCACCAGGTGGTGCGGAGCCAGCTCGCCGCTCGCCGGCAGGGCACGCACGACACCAAGGGCCGCAGCGAGGTGAGCGGCGGTGGCCGCAAGCCGTGGCGGCAGAAGGGCACCGGCCGTGCCCGCCAGGGCACCATCCGTGCGCCGCAGTGGAAGGGCGGCGGCGTGGTGTTCGGTCCGACGCCGCGCAGCTACGCGTTCAAGGTGCCGAACAAGGTCGTGAAGCTGGCGATGCGCAGCGCGCTGTCGGCGAAGCACGCGGAAGGCGTCTTGTACGTCATCGAGGGCTTCGGCTTCGCCGAGCCGTCGACCAAGCAGGCCGCTGCGGTGCTCGAGAAACTCGGTATCACAGGCAGGTGCACCGTCGTGGTCGCGAACGATGACGTGAACGCGATCCTGTCGCTACGCAACCTGCCGAAGGTCCGGGTCATCACGGCGAGCGAGGCGAACACGTACGACCTGGTCGACAACACTGCGCTGCTGTTCACGAAGCCGGCGCTCGAGTGGCTCGAAGGAGTGCTGAAGTGATGAAGGACGCTCGAAGCCTGATCATACGGCCGATCGTCTCGGAGAAGTCGTACGGGATGATGGAGCAGAACCGGTACACCTTCGAGGTGGACAAGCGCGCGAGCAAGCCCGAGATCGCGCGCGCCGTCGAAGAGATCTTCGGCGTGACGGTGACTGACGTGAACACGATGAACGTCCCGGGTAAGCCGAGGCGCGTGCGCTACAACAAGGGCTACACGCGCTCGTGGAAGAAGGCCGTCGTCACGCTGAAGGCGGGCGACACGATCGACCTGTTCGGGAACCAGTAGGGTTCCCGCGAGGCACAGACCGGCGCGAGCTCCGGTGATGGAGCCGCCCGGCACCGTGGGAGAGTCCGGCGTCGAGCCGCAGGCGCAGTCGCGCCGAGTCCCGGCGGCCCGGCAATCGGACGGAAGGAGAGGACATGGGACTGAAGAAGTACAAGCCGACGTCGCCTGGGCGGCGCTTCCAGACGGTCTCGGACTTCGCTGACATCACGAAGACCGAGCCGGAGAAGTCGCTGCTCGAGCCGCTGCACAAGAAGGGCGGCCGCAACAACAACGGCCGCATCACCACGCGTCACCAGGGCGGCGGCCACAAGCGGCGTTACCGCAAGATCGACTTCAAGCGCGATAAGGACGGCGTGCCCGCCAAGGTCGCGTCGATCGAGTACGACCCCAACCGCTCTGCACGCATCGCGCTGCTGCACTATGCAGATGGCGAGAAGCGTTACATCCTGGCGCCGCAGAAGCTCAACGTCGGCGACACCGTGATGTCAGGCCCCGAGGCCGACATCCGGCCTGGGAATGCTCTGCCGCTCGAGAACATCCCCACCGGCACGGTGGTGCACGCGATCGAGCTGCAGCCCGGTCGTGGGGCAGCCATCGCTCGCTCGGCGGGCACGAGCGCGCAGCTCATGGCGAAAGAAGGTCCCTTCGCCATCCTAAGGATGCCGTCTTCGGAGATGCGCATGGTGCCTCTCAAGTGCCGTGCGACCGTCGGCGTGGTCGGGAACGCCGAGCACGAAGGCATCTCGATCGGGAAGGCAGGCCGCGCTCGGTGGATGGGCATCCGCCCCTCTGTCCGTGGTACGGCGATGAACCCGGTCGACCACCCGCACGGCGGCGGCGAAGGCAAGAACAAGTCGGCCGGCCGGCACCCGGTCTCGCCGTGGGGTGTGCCGACCAAGGGCCACCGGACGCGCAAGAAGCACAAAGCGTCTGACAAGATGATCATCCGTCGCCGGAAGAAGTAGCGCGTAAAGGAGCTTGAAGTGAGCAGAAGCCTGAAGAAGGGTCCCTACGTCGAGCCTCGACTCCTCCAGCGCATCCACGCCATGAACGAGGCCGGCGAGAAGAAGGTCGTCAAGACCTGGTCCCGCGCATCGACCATCTTCCCCGAGATGGTCGGTCACACCATCGCGGTGCACGACGGGCGCAAGCACGTCCCCGTGTACATCACGGAGTCGATGGTCGGCCACAAGCTGGGTGAGTTCGCTCCGACCCGCACGTTCCGTGGACACGCTGAGGATCGGAAGAAGGGCCGGCGGTAGCCGGGCGTCGTGAAAAGCCCGGTTCGGCACGCAGGGCGTGCCAGCCGGTCGTCGTCGGAGGTTCAAGCAGATGGAATCGAAAGCAGTAGCGAGATACGTGAGGGTGAGTCCCCGCAAGGCACGGCTCGTCGTCGACCTCGTGCGCGGCAAGAGCGTGCCCGAGGCGGAGGCCATCCTGAAGTTCAGCGACAGGGCGGTCGCCGAGGTCGTCGGCAAGGTCGTGCACAGCGCGGCCTCGAACGCCGTGCAACAGCACAAAGTGCGGCCTGAGACCCTGTACGTTGCAGAGGCCTACGTCGACGAGGGTCCGACCCTGAAGCGCATCCGGCCTCGCGCACGCGGCATGGCGTACCGGATCAACAAGCGGACCAGCCACATCACGGTGGTCGTGAAGCAGCGAGAGGAGGCCTAGCGCCATGGGGCAGAAGGTCTATCCCATCGGGCTCAGGCTCGGCATCACTGAGGACTGGCGCTCGCGCTGGTTCGAGAGCAAGGGCTACGACAAGGCCCTGGCAGAGGACCTCGCCATCAGGAAGTACCTGAACAAGCGTCTTGAGCGTGCCGCGTTGTCGCGGATCGACATCGAGCGCAAGGGCGACAAGGTCATCGTCAAGCTCTGGACGGCGCGACCCGGCATCGTCATCGGCAAGAAGGGCGCCGAGGTCGACGTGCTGCGCAAGCAGCTCGAGCAGCTCATCGGGCGCCCCGTCGCGGTCGAGATCGTGGAGATCAAGCGGCCGGAACTCGATGCCACGCTCGTCGCGCAGAGCATCGCCGAGCAGCTCGTCGCTCGCGTGTCGTTCCGCCGCGCGATGAAGAAGGCAGTGACGGCCGCGATGAAGAGCGGCGCTAAGGGCGTGCGCATCCAGTGCTCGGGTCGGCTTGGTGGCGCTGAGATGGGGCGCCGTGAATGGTACCGCGAGGGCCGCGTGCCGCTGCACACGCTGCGCGCGAAGATCGACTACGGCCAGGCCGACGCGGTCACGACGTTCGGCGTCATCGGTGTGAAGGTGTGGATCTACCGCGGTGACTTCATCCGCGACGCGGACGACCCGATCCTGGCGGAGCCTACGGGCGGCCGTCCACGCTCGGAGCGTCCGCGCGGCCGTCGTCGCGAGGGCGAAGGGAGAGGCTAAGGATGCTGCTTCCCAAGAGAGTCAAGCATAGGAAGGTCCAGCGCGGCAGCATGAAGGGTGCAGCCAAGGGCGGGACCCAGGTGCACTTCGGCGACTACGGTCTGAAGGCGCTCGAGGCCGCGTGGATCACGAACCGGCAGATCGAGGCCGCTCGTATCGCGATGACGCGTTACATGAAGCGTGGCGGGAAGGTCTGGATCAACATCTTCCCGGACAAGCCCGTGACGCAGAAGCCGGCTGAGACTCGTATGGGCTCCGGCAAGGGCAACCCCGAGAAGTGGGTGGCCGTGGTCAAGCCCGGCAGGGTCATGTTCGAGGTGGCTGGCGTGAGCGAGGAGGTCGCCCGTGAGGCGTTGCGGCTCGCTGCGCAAAAGCTGCCGATCAAGTGCAAGTTCGTCACACGAGCCGAGTCTGGCGGTGAGGCATAGATGAAGGCGTCCGAGATCAAGGCGTTGGCCGACCAGGAGCTCCTGGAGAAGCTGAAGCAGGCCCGCACGGAGCTGTTCAACCTCCGGTTCCGCCTCGCAACGGGCAACCTCGACAACCCCAACGCCATCCGTGCTGTCAAGAAGGACATCGCACGCCTCCACACCGAGCTGCGCGCCCGCGAGATCGAGGCGTCGCGCAGCCAGGCGTCGTAGCGTGCAGGAAGGGATGACGGATGACTACCGAGCGTAACCGTCGCAAGGAGCGGCAAGGCGTCGTGGTGTCGATCTCTGGCGACAAGACCTGCGTCGTCATGGTCGAGGACCGGAAGAAGCACCCGCTCTACGGCAAGATGATCACCCGCAGCAAGAAGCTCCACGTCCACGACGAGGCGAACGAGGCGCAGGTCGGCGACACCGTCCGCGTGATGGAGACCCGGCCGCTGTCGAAGCTGAAGAGGTGGCGGCTCGTCGAGATCGTGGAGAAGGCCAAGTAGCACTGGTCCTCTCAGGCGACACGTCTGACGACCAGGTAGGCTCAACGGAGGATAGAGATGATCCAGCAAGAGACACGGCTCAAGGTCGCCGACAACTCTGGCGCTCGCAAGGTCGCGTGCATCAAGGTTCTCGGCGGCACGCGTCGGCGTTATGCCAGCGTCGGCGACGTGATCGTGTGCGCGGTCAAAGAGGCCATTCCGAACGGCACCGTCAAGAAGGGCGATGTCGTCAAGGCCGTGGTCGTTCGCACGAAGAAGGAGATCCGCAGGCCGGACGGCAGCTACATCAAGTTCGATGAGAACGCTGCCGTCATCATCGACAACCAGGGCAACCCGCGTGGGACGCGCATCTTCGGCCCGGTTGCGCGTGAGCTGCGCGATCGCAAGTTCATGAAGATCGTCTCGCTCGCGCCGGAAGTCCTCTAGGAGGTGACGTACGTGGCTAGCTCAATGACTGTCCGCAAGGGCGACAAGGTCCGCGTCATCGCCGGCAAGGACAAGGGCAAGGAAGGCAAGGTGCTGCGCGCGTATCCCGAGAAGCAGCGCGTGGTCGTCGAGAACGTCCACATGATCAAGAAGGCGACTCGGCCATCGCAGCGCAACCCGCAGGGCGGCATCGTCGAGATGGAAGGCACCATCCACGTCTCGAACGTGATGCTGGTGTGCCCGAACTGCGGCCAGCCCACCCGCGTCGGTCGGCGCCGCGAGGATGGCGTCCGGATCCGGGTGTGCAAGAAGTGCGGCAAGGACATCGACAAGTAGTCGATCGAGACGAAAGTCCCGTCGGGTCGGAAATCCGCCGGGCGCAGGATCGGAGGAGACACGTGGCACCACGTTTGAAGGAGCGGTACCTGAACGAGATTGTGCCCGCGCTCAAAGAGCGGCTCGGGTGCGAGAACGTGCATCAGGTGCCACGGCTGGAGAAGGTCGTCGTCAACATGGGCGTCGGCGCGGCGGTGCAGGATCCCAAGCAGCTCGAGGCCGCGATGCAGGACCTTGCGCTGATCACGGGCCAGAAGCCTGCTGTGACGCGCGCCAAGAAGTCGATCGCCGGCTTCAAAGTGCGGCAAGGCATGGCGATCGGCGCGAAGGTGACGCTGCGCGGCGACCGCATGTGGG
This window encodes:
- the rplC gene encoding 50S ribosomal protein L3 codes for the protein MARAILGRKLGMTQVWGEGDRLIPVTVIEAGPCVVTQVRTKDRDGYAAIQIGFGDVKESRVNKPMAGHFKKAGVAPKRHLAEVRLDEAEAAQTKVGDTITVEAFEPGSRVHITGTSKGKGFQGVMKRHNFRGGPGGHGSHFHREPGSIGQCASPSRVLKGLGLPGHMGSETVTVRNLEVVKVDTEQNLLLVKGAVPGGKNGLLMIRLA
- the rplD gene encoding 50S ribosomal protein L4, with protein sequence MATIEVKDANGKKVGTADVSDAVFAIEPNTFAMHQVVRSQLAARRQGTHDTKGRSEVSGGGRKPWRQKGTGRARQGTIRAPQWKGGGVVFGPTPRSYAFKVPNKVVKLAMRSALSAKHAEGVLYVIEGFGFAEPSTKQAAAVLEKLGITGRCTVVVANDDVNAILSLRNLPKVRVITASEANTYDLVDNTALLFTKPALEWLEGVLK
- the rplW gene encoding 50S ribosomal protein L23 gives rise to the protein MKDARSLIIRPIVSEKSYGMMEQNRYTFEVDKRASKPEIARAVEEIFGVTVTDVNTMNVPGKPRRVRYNKGYTRSWKKAVVTLKAGDTIDLFGNQ
- the rplB gene encoding 50S ribosomal protein L2, with amino-acid sequence MGLKKYKPTSPGRRFQTVSDFADITKTEPEKSLLEPLHKKGGRNNNGRITTRHQGGGHKRRYRKIDFKRDKDGVPAKVASIEYDPNRSARIALLHYADGEKRYILAPQKLNVGDTVMSGPEADIRPGNALPLENIPTGTVVHAIELQPGRGAAIARSAGTSAQLMAKEGPFAILRMPSSEMRMVPLKCRATVGVVGNAEHEGISIGKAGRARWMGIRPSVRGTAMNPVDHPHGGGEGKNKSAGRHPVSPWGVPTKGHRTRKKHKASDKMIIRRRKK
- the rpsS gene encoding 30S ribosomal protein S19, whose translation is MSRSLKKGPYVEPRLLQRIHAMNEAGEKKVVKTWSRASTIFPEMVGHTIAVHDGRKHVPVYITESMVGHKLGEFAPTRTFRGHAEDRKKGRR
- the rplV gene encoding 50S ribosomal protein L22: MESKAVARYVRVSPRKARLVVDLVRGKSVPEAEAILKFSDRAVAEVVGKVVHSAASNAVQQHKVRPETLYVAEAYVDEGPTLKRIRPRARGMAYRINKRTSHITVVVKQREEA
- the rpsC gene encoding 30S ribosomal protein S3, with translation MGQKVYPIGLRLGITEDWRSRWFESKGYDKALAEDLAIRKYLNKRLERAALSRIDIERKGDKVIVKLWTARPGIVIGKKGAEVDVLRKQLEQLIGRPVAVEIVEIKRPELDATLVAQSIAEQLVARVSFRRAMKKAVTAAMKSGAKGVRIQCSGRLGGAEMGRREWYREGRVPLHTLRAKIDYGQADAVTTFGVIGVKVWIYRGDFIRDADDPILAEPTGGRPRSERPRGRRREGEGRG
- the rplP gene encoding 50S ribosomal protein L16; protein product: MLLPKRVKHRKVQRGSMKGAAKGGTQVHFGDYGLKALEAAWITNRQIEAARIAMTRYMKRGGKVWINIFPDKPVTQKPAETRMGSGKGNPEKWVAVVKPGRVMFEVAGVSEEVAREALRLAAQKLPIKCKFVTRAESGGEA
- the rpmC gene encoding 50S ribosomal protein L29; its protein translation is MKASEIKALADQELLEKLKQARTELFNLRFRLATGNLDNPNAIRAVKKDIARLHTELRAREIEASRSQAS
- the rpsQ gene encoding 30S ribosomal protein S17 — its product is MTTERNRRKERQGVVVSISGDKTCVVMVEDRKKHPLYGKMITRSKKLHVHDEANEAQVGDTVRVMETRPLSKLKRWRLVEIVEKAK
- the rplN gene encoding 50S ribosomal protein L14, producing the protein MIQQETRLKVADNSGARKVACIKVLGGTRRRYASVGDVIVCAVKEAIPNGTVKKGDVVKAVVVRTKKEIRRPDGSYIKFDENAAVIIDNQGNPRGTRIFGPVARELRDRKFMKIVSLAPEVL
- the rplX gene encoding 50S ribosomal protein L24; the encoded protein is MTVRKGDKVRVIAGKDKGKEGKVLRAYPEKQRVVVENVHMIKKATRPSQRNPQGGIVEMEGTIHVSNVMLVCPNCGQPTRVGRRREDGVRIRVCKKCGKDIDK
- the rplE gene encoding 50S ribosomal protein L5 yields the protein MAPRLKERYLNEIVPALKERLGCENVHQVPRLEKVVVNMGVGAAVQDPKQLEAAMQDLALITGQKPAVTRAKKSIAGFKVRQGMAIGAKVTLRGDRMWEFVDRLLSTALPRIRDFRGISADAFDGRGNYSLGITEQLIFPEIDYDKVDRIRGMDITFVTSAKTDEEARALLDELGFPFKR